In Periplaneta americana isolate PAMFEO1 chromosome 4, P.americana_PAMFEO1_priV1, whole genome shotgun sequence, one DNA window encodes the following:
- the LOC138698093 gene encoding uncharacterized protein, translating to MNTLALCLAAALVGTIYAEPPSGYNYNRPSSYYAGGGGGGGGGGGGGFFGGISGGGNYISVSPGPSTSEGQYVEPQLLEKIRQLLLQEEANAASHGGGGGGGGGGGYPSSQYGVPSSQYGVPSYQTRVVGVDLEGVRQAIQVAQYQQTSVGAGGGGYPSGPSSSYGAPRSTYGAPF from the exons ATGAACACCTTGGCACTG TGCCTGGCAGCTGCCCTCGTCGGGACCATCTACGCCGAGCCTCCTAGCGGCTATAATTACAACAGACCGTCCAGTTACTACgctggcggtggtggtggtggtggcggcggaggAGGTGGCGGCTTCTTCGGTGGTATCAGCGGCGGCGGAAACTACATCTCCGTAAGTCCCGGCCCCTCCACGAGCGAAGGACAGTACGTCGAACCCCAGCTCCTGGAGAAGATCCGACAGCTGCTCCTACAAGAGGAAGCCAACGCAGCCTCCCACGGaggcggtggcggcggcggcggcggcggcgggtACCCATCTTCCCAGTACGGAGTCCCATCTTCCCAATACGGAGTTCCATCGTACCAAACCCGTGTCGTAGGAGTCGATCTTGAGGGCGTGCGCCAGGCTATCCAGGTTGCCCAGTACCAACAGACCAGCGTCGGCGCAGGCGGTGGCGGCTATCCCTCGGGACCATCATCCAGCTATGGAGCTCCCCGCTCAACCTACGGTGCTCCCTTCTAA